The sequence below is a genomic window from Ctenopharyngodon idella isolate HZGC_01 chromosome 11, HZGC01, whole genome shotgun sequence.
GTCCGCGATCATTATAGAGAATGGGAGAACTTCGCCGGTCCCATGGTGAAAACAGAAGCAGATGATACATTGGCAAATGGACTGCAGCTGAAGATAACCAATGCCTCGGAGAGAGAGAGGGTCAATTCTCAAAACGAGGGTCTGCTGGATCAGTACAGTCTGGAACAGCCGTACAACTCAAGGGACATTAACGAGGACAACCCCGATTCCTTGTCTGAGacgaagaggaagagttgtttcAAGAAGAAACCAATGTTCAGTCTTTCGAAACGCATGAGAAAGAGTATACAAGACTCTGAGATTTCATTTCAGAGCGATGATGGGGAAACTGTCGCCGAATGCCCGCTGAGACAGCCATCTTTATCTCTCGCCTTTCTGCAGACCGAGAACAACACCCAGCccaaaacctttataaatgtgAATGACTGTAATGTGTTAGTGCCAAACTCTGTTGGGAACATTTGTGAGAGCGCGCAGACGGTGGATATTCACAATTACACCTCGGTTCTCTGCAATCACAACACTCCACCATCACCACCGTCGCCATGGGCCGAGAACAGCCCTCCGCTGGACGCCACAGATGCGCTGCCTGCAAAACAAACATGGCAGAAGCTCTGCGAACAGTCTAAACAGAGCATCCACAGCATGCGCATCCGAAAGGAGCGGAAAGCCGCCAGGCAGCTGGGCTTCATCATTGGTGTCTTTATGGTGTGCTGGATCCCGTACTTCATCACCTTCATGGTCATGGCCTTATGTGAGACTTGTGTCCATCACGACCTTCATATGTTTACCATTTGGCTAGGGTACATCAACTCCACTCTCAATCCCTTCATATACCCACTGTGCAATGAAAACTTCAAAAGGGTGTTCAAAAAGATCTTTCGTATTAATAGATAAGGAGGCGTGAAAAACTGTTAGCCTCTCTGCTCTATTGATGTTTTTTGTGACACGTTGGTAGTTCTGCCATGCTTGTGATCTTGTAAGTACAGAgcaatttttgttatttattgctGAGTGTCGGCTTGACGCGTCTGCAATCTGCATCAGATTACATGATGAATTTATTCAATCCAGAGTGTTTTAAAACTGGTTGTATTGAAGCACCTATATTGCTTGGAAGACTTTCAGCACTAAAACAACTCTAGAATGACCATTTCCAAAGgacaaagtccctccagcgggagttcttctctatatcagtgtcagtgtttctgaaacgcctccatcttgagttttcttcacaatattcctcatttaaataattcatacgcagaataaaggggcggggcctggttgagttagttagtagtgtgttgaaactggcggttatggtaaggggcgggacatttcccaaacaccaatcacaacacactgctccagccaaccaatcagagcacattgtgcttttcagaaggaggggcttcatagagacaggaactaaacaggggtgtgtttcccagCGTAACTTgctgcttcactaccatagtacgatgtTGAACAAATTCACTAGCtatagtcacgactgtttcccgaaaccatattgtcgcaaacctgtcgTTTAGCCACGATGGTGAAtgatgtcacgcaggtggtggagtaataacttctttaaataaatCCGTTTGagattaatgctagattttttgctataaattacggacatggcatctgaggactactTCTcgtttttctcagttattttgatttgtttctAGATTTAATCATAGGCTCATTCTTATGTGGATCATTGacgaataatgtttttaaaagtgtaaaaaaaaataatggagatataattaattttgaacttTTATGAAGTggtaacaatgagattatgtggtttttataatcagttaacactgctttcgtcattttttacaagatggacaaaatttgtcaccaaaaaaagtcatttggttcaaccaaaatttcggttttactgaatgacgatattttcaaacaatgctaacaggctgatatctagctagctagcaaaaggacaatcaaacattttatatttagtacaagtttttaaaatattacaacattttccatgttttatagcggttgtaccgaatgacctgatgtttcgggacatgcgtatgagcaagagaaaacatgaatttttcaaatagttaaaagagagtttgtTACTTTgtttcatgaccatgtggtcctttgcagatgtctgaatgatgtcacatcctgtcacatgacactgaccacatgacttgatccaaaatggtccctttatattggttactccgaatgacatcaatgaaattcattcttTCTCAttacaaagcaacgacttctacacataattttaataccattttgcactatgttgatatatgatgttataaaatcatgtcagaataaaaaatatatacatttattacattttaagatattttaatcacaaatgaaatggctgtattgacctttggacggttaaaccgaatgaccttttgacatctttaaaatacctttatatgtagcaaaatataataaaaaccttttggattcaattaAAGAGacctagttgtactaccttacatactttggatgtcatatctttgttttttattattattaaaagctttggacagaaaaatgacccgtcacgtcattgacccatgtaCTAGAGCACgtaatcacatgcacactcttcaaaaacggtcCTTAAAATCTCctaacaaactaaaatatgtaaatgacatttgtatattcaaaataaaagatatacattgtacttaatgtcagcttgcttatttttctcaagataacaatttatta
It includes:
- the hrh1 gene encoding histamine H1 receptor, whose protein sequence is MCFLTTLTSCDTSDCPMEDTTILNATNSQVKRILQDPPEPNVTTPVNASVPFHHHMNNAVLGILLGTLSLLTVIMNLLVLFAVRKERTLHTVGNLYIVSLSVADLIVGATVMPLNLVYLLEDEWKLGHVICQFWLVMDYVASTASIFSLFILCLDRYRSVRHPLQYLKYRTRGRATLLICSAWLLSMTWIIPILGWRIFARVDRKPELENLCDTDFRFVTWFKVLTAILNFYIPSFLMLLFYSQIFIAVRDHYREWENFAGPMVKTEADDTLANGLQLKITNASERERVNSQNEGLLDQYSLEQPYNSRDINEDNPDSLSETKRKSCFKKKPMFSLSKRMRKSIQDSEISFQSDDGETVAECPLRQPSLSLAFLQTENNTQPKTFINVNDCNVLVPNSVGNICESAQTVDIHNYTSVLCNHNTPPSPPSPWAENSPPLDATDALPAKQTWQKLCEQSKQSIHSMRIRKERKAARQLGFIIGVFMVCWIPYFITFMVMALCETCVHHDLHMFTIWLGYINSTLNPFIYPLCNENFKRVFKKIFRINR